The genomic DNA AGGAAAGAGAGGTGGAGAAATGAATCTCAGAAGCGCAGTGAAGAAGGCGAAAAAAGGCAGCAAAGACGCGCTCCTTCAACTAATCATGGAAGAAAAGGAAAACTATTATCGATTGGCCTATGTATACGTCGGAAACGAACATGATGCCATGGATGCCATGGAAGATATGATCGTCACCGTTTATGAAAAAATTGAACAGCTCAACGATCCAGATGCTTTTTACAGCTGGAGCAAAACGATTCTTGTGAATGGCTGTAAAACCATGCTCCGGAAACAAAATCGCCTCGTGTTGAAAGAGGAGTGGGCAGACGAGGGGGAATCCTCAAATCCACTGGAACACAGCGACCGCGAGATGGAGATCAAGGAAATGCTTCTTCAGTTGAATGAGCACCAGGCAGAGGCCATCAGACTGAAATATATACTGGATCTTGATTATTCAACCGCCGCTATGGTGATGGGCGTGTCGGTGGGGACAGCAAAATCCAGGGTGTTCCAGGGGTTAAAGAAATTAAGGGAAACGTTTGGGGGACAGCAAATGAATGAAGTGGATAAAAAACTAAGAAATGAAGCAGAAAAAATGAAGAGTATCCAGCCGCCACAAGACCTCGAAGCGCGCCTTCGCACAGCCCTCAGCCATAGGCCGCAAAAGAAAAGGAACGGATGGAAGGCCGCAGTGGCCGCAGCTGCAGTCCTTATGATCCTCGGTTCGTTTCAATATCCAGCCCTTGCCTACTACGGAAAGAAAATCGTGGGTGCAGAGGACGTCATGAATGGTACGCTCCATGATTTGAACGAGGCAGGGATGGGCCAGGTCATCGACCGGACCTATGCTCTTGGAGAGGATGAAAAGATCACGATCGATGGTGTCATTGTCGATGAGAACCAATTCATCCTGTATTACACTTTGCATAATGCCAACGGAGTGGAAGAAGGGGATACATGGGAGCCGGGTGACCTGACCGGCTTCTTGACAAGAGAATATATGATCAGTGCAAAGACGGTCGTCAGTGAAGACCGGACAGAACTTAAGGGTGAAATCCGATATGATCCACCGAATGCCTTTGCCAAAGAGCTTACCCTTCATCTTGACCACTACAAAAACGATGAATGGGTGAAAGGAAAAAAACTTACCTTCAACTACCGGCCGGATCAAGCACTGCAAACCAAATTCAAGCAGGGGATCAATAAGACTGTGACATTTGATAATGGCTCCATCACGTTCAAGAGTATTACGGCAAGCCCCACCATCACGGTCATCAAAGGGAAGATGAAGCTGGATGAAGATATCAACGATCCACTTCACGATATTGAGCTTGTCGCAGACGGTAAAGTCCTTGAGTGGCAGGGGTCCGGCAGCTCATCCAACTGGGGTCTTTCCAATGATATTGAACTTGAATTCGATGCTCTCCCACACAACCTGAACAAACTTGAACTGGTAGTGAACGCATTTCCTGTAAAGGAGAAAATGGACATCTCCGTACCTCTCTCGGCATCTGAAACGTTTAAAGTGAATGATCAGAACGTAATGGTGAAGAAAAGCGGGGTAAAAGATGGGCAGGCTTTCGTAACAATCGAGAGCGAGGATGGGCTGCGCCTTGACGGAGTGAGCATCAAGACCGAAAGCGGGACTGTCAAGCTCGACCACACAACCGGTGACGAGTATACGAAAAGGGACGGAGAGGCTATCCATGAGCGCACCCTCCTCTTCGATACAAAGGATGAACCTCAATCACTCATCGTGAAAGGAATTTCGTACATGAAAACATATGATAAACATATCGATATCCAGTAGATGCAACGAATCTGAAAAAAGCCAAGAATCCCATGAACGGATTCTTGGCTTTCCTTCGTTACGTTTCTAAGACTGATGCCCTTTATGCAGACTGTTCCTGGCCTTTCTTATTCCCTACATAAATAAACCGTAAAGCAAGGAGCATAAGGACGATGGCAAGGATTCGTTTCCAGTCCAGGTGGATTTCAATCCCGCCGAACCATCCGAAATGGTCGATGATCATCCCCATGGTCAACTGTCCGATGACAGTGGATACGTTTGTGGCGATAACCCCGATCTTCGGAACGGCAAGAACTGTAAGGAACAGGTACCCTACACCGAACCAGACGGCAGCCAGCTGCCATTTAGGAACATCGAATATAGCGAAAATATTTCCATCTCCAAAGAACAGGATGATGAGGAATAAAATCATTGCACCCGTAGCAAACGTCATGAACGCTGTCTCATAGGTACCGGTTTTTCGACTGAGTGCCCCGTTCACGGAGGACTGTGCGCTTAGTGTGAAGCCGCCGAGCATGGCGGCGATCAGGATGAATGCAGACATGTTTGGACCTCCTTAATAGATGAGTACGAGAGAGGCAGCCATCAGGATGATAGCTATGACTTTCTCTTTGTTGATGCTGATCTTTTCACTTCCGAGCCACCCTTTGTGCTCAATGATCATACTCATGATCATCTGTCCGACAATGACGCTGATCATGGACAGTCCAACTCCTACCAGTGGAACACTGATCACAAGGATGGTAAGATAGATGGTCCCGAAGAATCCACCGGTGAGCTGCCATTTTGGTGCTTTGAGGGAATGGGACAGCGAGCCTTTTCCGAGGAAAAGCAGGACAATACCGAGAATGATCGTTCCGACGAAAAAGTTATAAAAGCTGCTTTCCAATTTCCCGATCGTTTTCCCGAGCTCGCCGTAGATGGCTCCCTCTGTACTTAATGATGCACCTGCAATGAGGGCGACGATATAAACCCATAGCTTCATAGTATGATGACTCCTTAAATCTATATTTCGAATAATATCGATATGATAACTCAAAAAAAGAGGCTTAAAGCTCCTCTTTGATCCACTTCGCAAGTTTCTCTATATTCTCTTCATTCCTTCGGTAGTACGTCCACTTTCCGTGACGTTCCGACTCCAATAATCCAGCCTTCTGCATCATAGATAAATAGTGCGAAACAGTGGATTGGGACATCCCGGCCCTTTCCGAAATATCACCAACGCACACGCCTCCTTTTTCACTCATATTCTTCGAAAGATGTGCAGAAGGCTTGTCGAAATGATCATAGGGATCTTTCAACCATTTCAACATTTCCAATCGAGTGCTGTTAGCCAACGCTTTGAAAATATCTACGTAGTTTTCCATGTGCATTAGACTAATCGATATTTATCGATATGTCAACCGGAGAAACTTCATCGGAGAAAGGACCGTGGGCACGTCCCCATTTGTGCATGGCCTGAAGGACGGGCATCACCGTGCTGCCGAAATCGGATAAGCTATATTCTACTTTTGGAGGGACGGTGTCGTAGGATGTCCTGATGATGAAACCATCTTCCTCGAGCTCTTTTAACTGCTGGCTGAGCACTTTATGTGCGACGCCTGGAAGGAGTCTCCTCAGTTCATTGTAGCGATGGACCCCATCCGTTCCAAGATGCCACAGGATCACGGTTTTCCACTTCCCGCCGATTTTTTTCAATGTATATTCAATGGAGCACTTCAGCTTTCCATTTTCACCTTTCTCAACTGCCATTCAGTTCACCCTTTCTTACCTCCAGGTTAGTATCTCACAAAAAAGTGCATACTTACATTCGGACGAATCGCCGATTATAATGAGGGCAATTCAACTAAAGGAGGACATGAATATGAAACCATATCCAAGATCATTTTCACATATCGGCCTTAGTGTGCCAAGCCTGGAGGAAGCGGTGAAGTTTTACCAGGAGGTATTCGGCTGGTATATCATCATGGAGCCTTCCGACGTGGAGAACGATGATAGTGCCATCGGACAAATGTGCCGTGACGTATTCGGCACTGAATGGGATACATTCAGGATCGCACACATGGCGACAGGTGATCGGATCGGAATCGAACTATTCGAATTCCCGCAAAATGAAGCCCCTGAGAACAACTTTGAATACTGGAAAACCGGCTTGTTCCATTTTGCGATCCAGGACCCTGACATCGAAGGGCTCGTGGAAAAAATCAAAGCACACGGCGGGAAG from Rossellomorea marisflavi includes the following:
- a CDS encoding sigma-70 family RNA polymerase sigma factor, which translates into the protein MNLRSAVKKAKKGSKDALLQLIMEEKENYYRLAYVYVGNEHDAMDAMEDMIVTVYEKIEQLNDPDAFYSWSKTILVNGCKTMLRKQNRLVLKEEWADEGESSNPLEHSDREMEIKEMLLQLNEHQAEAIRLKYILDLDYSTAAMVMGVSVGTAKSRVFQGLKKLRETFGGQQMNEVDKKLRNEAEKMKSIQPPQDLEARLRTALSHRPQKKRNGWKAAVAAAAVLMILGSFQYPALAYYGKKIVGAEDVMNGTLHDLNEAGMGQVIDRTYALGEDEKITIDGVIVDENQFILYYTLHNANGVEEGDTWEPGDLTGFLTREYMISAKTVVSEDRTELKGEIRYDPPNAFAKELTLHLDHYKNDEWVKGKKLTFNYRPDQALQTKFKQGINKTVTFDNGSITFKSITASPTITVIKGKMKLDEDINDPLHDIELVADGKVLEWQGSGSSSNWGLSNDIELEFDALPHNLNKLELVVNAFPVKEKMDISVPLSASETFKVNDQNVMVKKSGVKDGQAFVTIESEDGLRLDGVSIKTESGTVKLDHTTGDEYTKRDGEAIHERTLLFDTKDEPQSLIVKGISYMKTYDKHIDIQ
- a CDS encoding DMT family transporter — encoded protein: MSAFILIAAMLGGFTLSAQSSVNGALSRKTGTYETAFMTFATGAMILFLIILFFGDGNIFAIFDVPKWQLAAVWFGVGYLFLTVLAVPKIGVIATNVSTVIGQLTMGMIIDHFGWFGGIEIHLDWKRILAIVLMLLALRFIYVGNKKGQEQSA
- a CDS encoding DMT family transporter codes for the protein MKLWVYIVALIAGASLSTEGAIYGELGKTIGKLESSFYNFFVGTIILGIVLLFLGKGSLSHSLKAPKWQLTGGFFGTIYLTILVISVPLVGVGLSMISVIVGQMIMSMIIEHKGWLGSEKISINKEKVIAIILMAASLVLIY
- a CDS encoding ArsR/SmtB family transcription factor, with the protein product MENYVDIFKALANSTRLEMLKWLKDPYDHFDKPSAHLSKNMSEKGGVCVGDISERAGMSQSTVSHYLSMMQKAGLLESERHGKWTYYRRNEENIEKLAKWIKEEL
- a CDS encoding winged helix-turn-helix transcriptional regulator, whose amino-acid sequence is MAVEKGENGKLKCSIEYTLKKIGGKWKTVILWHLGTDGVHRYNELRRLLPGVAHKVLSQQLKELEEDGFIIRTSYDTVPPKVEYSLSDFGSTVMPVLQAMHKWGRAHGPFSDEVSPVDISINID
- a CDS encoding lactoylglutathione lyase family protein, whose protein sequence is MKPYPRSFSHIGLSVPSLEEAVKFYQEVFGWYIIMEPSDVENDDSAIGQMCRDVFGTEWDTFRIAHMATGDRIGIELFEFPQNEAPENNFEYWKTGLFHFAIQDPDIEGLVEKIKAHGGKQRMPIREYYPGEKPYRMVYVEDPFGNIFEIYSHGYELTYSEGAY